From one Trifolium pratense cultivar HEN17-A07 linkage group LG1, ARS_RC_1.1, whole genome shotgun sequence genomic stretch:
- the LOC123902672 gene encoding sodium/hydrogen exchanger 2-like — MAIEVASSVVSKLQMLSTSDHASVVSMNLFVALLCACIVLGHLLEENRWMNESITALLIGIATGVVILLLSGGKSSHILVFSEDLFFIYLLPPIIFNAGFQVKKKQFFVNFMTITSFGAIGTLISCVIITFGATQAFKMMDIGPLDIGDYLAIGAIFAATDSVCTLQVLNQDETPLLYSLVFGEGVVNDATSVVLFNAIQSFDLDRLNPSIAVHFLGNFLYLFIASTLLGVLTGLLSAYVIKKLYIGRHSTDREVALMMLMAYLSYMLAELFYLSGILTVFFCGIVMSHYTWHNVTESSRVTTKHSFATLSFVAEIFIFLYVGMDALDIEKWKFVSDSPGTSIATSAVLLGLILLGRAAFVFPLSFLSNLTKKQQHQKLSFRQQVIIWWAGLMRGAVSMALAYNQFTRSGHTQLRSNAIMITSTITVVLFSTVVFGLLTKPLIRLLLPHHHQKPTNSMTTTESSTPKSVIVPLLGEARDSEADLEGHEIHRPNSIRALLSTPTHTVHRLWRKFDDSFMRPVFGGRGFVPVEPGSPTERNGTVWR, encoded by the exons ATGGCTATTGAAGTGGCATCATCTGTTGTCTCGAAGTTACAAATGCTATCCACGTCCGATCATGCCTCCGTTGTTTCCATGAACTTATTTGTTGCACTTCTATGTGCTTGTATTGTCCTTGGCCATCTTCTCGAGGAGAATCGGTGGATGAATGAGTCCATCACTGCCCTTTTGATC GGTATTGCCACTGGTGTAGTCATTTTGCTGTTAAGTGGTGGAAAAAGCTCGCATATTCTTGTTTTCAGTGAAGATCTTTTCTTTATATACCTTCTTCCGCCTATTATATTCAATGCCGG GTTTCAGGTGAAAAAGAAGCAATTTTTCGTCAACTTCATGACTATCACGTCGTTTGGTGCTATTGGCACATTAATATCCTGCGTCATCATAACTTTCG GTGCTACCCAAGCTTTTAAGATGATGGATATTGGGCCGCTGGATATCGGCGATTACCTAG CTATTGGAGCAATATTTGCCGCGACAGATTCTGTTTGCACATTACAG GTGCTAAATCAGGATGAGACACCTTTGTTATATAGTCTTGTATTTGGGGAAGGTGTTGTGAACGATGCTACCTCGGTGGTGCTTTTCAATGCAATTCAAAGCTTTGATCTCGACCGACTTAATCCTTCAATTGCAGTGCACTTTTTGGGCAACTTCTTGTATTTGTTTATAGCAAGCACGCTCCTTGGTGTTTTG ACAGGTCTGCTTAGTGCTTACGTTATCAAAAAGCTGTACATTGGCAG GCACTCTACAGATCGTGAAGTTGCTCTTATGATGCTAATGGCATACCTCTCCTATATGCTGGCTGAG TTATTCTATTTAAGTGGCATTCTCACGGTATTCTTTTGCGGTATTGTTATGTCTCATTATACTTGGCATAATGTGACCGAGAGTTCAAGAGTCACTACCAA GCATTCTTTTGCTACCTTGTCGTTTGTTGCTGAGATATTTATCTTCCTTTATGTTGGTATGGATGCCCTGGACATTGAAAAATGGAAGTTTGTTAGTGATAG TCCTGGAACATCTATAGCAACAAGTGCAGTATTGTTGGGTCTAATACTTCTTGGAAGAGCAGCGTTTGTTTTCCCCTTATCCTTTTTATCCAACTTGactaaaaaacaacaacatcaGAAGTTATCCTTCAGACAGCAA GTGATCATTTGGTGGGCTGGTCTTATGAGAGGCGCTGTTTCAATGGCCCTCGCGTATAATCAG TTCACTAGGTCGGGGCACACTCAATTGCGTAGCAATGCAATCATGATCACCAGCACCATCACCGTTGTCCTTTTCAGCACAGTG GTGTTTGGTTTGCTGACTAAGCCACTTATAAGGCTTCTACtacctcatcatcatcagaaaCCCACAAACAGCATGACAACCACAGAATCATCTACTCCAAAATCGGTCATTGTCCCACTTCTAGGAGAGGCTCGAGATTCTGAAGCTGATCTTGAAGGCCATGAAATACACCGTCCAAACAGCATCCGTGCCTTACTTTCCACTCCAACTCACACAGTTCATCGACTATGGAGAAAGTTTGACGATTCATTCATGCGTCCTGTATTTGGTGGCAGGGGTTTTGTTCCTGTAGAACCTGGCTCACCAACTGAACGCAATGGTACTGTATGGCGTTGA